One region of Babylonia areolata isolate BAREFJ2019XMU chromosome 29, ASM4173473v1, whole genome shotgun sequence genomic DNA includes:
- the LOC143274897 gene encoding uncharacterized protein LOC143274897, whose product MSAHSPRKCLMLIIVAFLLLILMLMLMLTIPSAEARRRHRNDNDNIGNNGRKLRSRGRNRDRERGRSRRLGHPTLLSIPAVYHEMNRTGKIFRDTYPDHRWVVDRIDHSKTKDNSCNEVVYATLVLNREPHVVYHRTCDGEDLWSADRPLLRCRTTEPGVHTYHCEPQVTYHIVRMAGRERYQETFTGCVCSASKTLSLGGGDY is encoded by the exons ATGTCGGCGCATTCACCTCGGAAGTGCTTGatg TTGATCATCGTCGCCTTTCTTCTGCTGatattgatgctgatgctgatgctgacgaTCCCGAGCGCGGAAGCCAGGAGACGCCACAggaacgacaacgacaacatcgGCAACAACGGTCGCAAGCTGAGGAgcagagggaggaacagagaccgGGAGAGGGGCAGGTCAAGGAGGCTGGGGCACCCGACCTTGTTGTCCATCCCTGCCGTGTACCACGAGATGAACAGGACGGGCAAGATCTTCAGGGACACCTACCCCGATCATCGCTGGGTCGTGGACCGCATTGATCACA GTAAAACCAAAGACAACTCGTGCAACGAGGTGGTCTACGCCACGCTGGTTTTGAACCGGGAACCCCACGTGGTGTATCACCGCACGTGCGACGGGGAGGACCTGTGGTCAGCAGACCGTCCCCTTCTCCGCTGCCGGACCACTGAGCCCGGGGTACACACGTACCACTGCGAGCCCCAGGTCACATACCACATCGTCAGGATGGCCGGGCGGGAACGTTACCAGGAGACGTTCACAGGCTGTGTGTGTAGCGCTTCCAAGACTTTGTCGCTGGGTGGAGGTGATTATTGA